The Photobacterium sp. CCB-ST2H9 DNA segment TGGTCGCCAACAAAATTGATGCCTGCTCAGACTACGATCTGCTGATGTTCGAGCAATACGCGAATGAATGCGAGCCCGCCAAACAGACCCTTGCACAGGTGAAGCAGGGACAGCTGGATTTATCGCTGCTGGAAGTGCCCCGCATTCAACGTCAGGCCGCGCACAGCCATCACCATGATCACAGCAGTGACGATGCTGCGCCGCTGCCGGGTCTTGAACTGGCACCGGGCGAAACCTTTGTGCGCAGAGAAAACCACGGACAGGGCTACCACAGCTGCGGCTGGTTCTTCGCCACCGATTTAGTGTTCGACTTCTCACAACTCTTTACCCTGTTTACCAACCTGAACGCACAACGGGTCAAAGCCGTGGTGAACACTGAACGGGGATGTTTTGCATTCAACGTCGTGAATCAGGTAGTCTCGGTGAACGAACTCACACTGGAAGGGTTTGAGTCCCGCATTGAAGTCATCGACAAAGACACCCTGCCCTGGGATGAGCTGGAAGAGATCTTATGCTCTTTGGCTAAAAAAGCCTGATTACTGCTATTGTTAATCAATGATTTGGGATCAACTTGCCACCTGAATTTACGCAAGGAGCAATTATGCTAAACCCATCAACGGCGAAAGCCGTCATCGACCATGCGCTGTTTCTCGGCGCAGATTTCGCCGAACTGTTCGTCGAGCACCACCAGTCGGGCTCTGTCGAGTTCAATGCCGGTGATGTCGATAAAATTAACGGCGGTATCGACTTTGGTATCGGTATCCGTTTGTTCTTCGGTCATAAAGTACTGTACGGCTACACCAACAGTACCGAAGAAGAGGAACTCAAGCGGGTCACCAGCCTGCTGGCGGCCAAAGACAGCCGCGACCAGATTGCTCAGGCTGCCGCACTGAACTTTACCCGACTGGCCGACCGCCATCCGGTGCATCAGCCTTTGTCTCAGGATGCCAATCTGGAAGCAAAAATTGCTTTCCTGCGCGCCACCGACAAAGCAGCCCGTGCAGAAAACGACAAAATCGCTCAGTTCATTGGCCGCATTCTGCAACGCCAACAGCAAATTGAAATTTTCAACTCCAACGGCCTGCACATTGGCGATACCCGCCATTACACCCGAATTGCGGCAACTGCTGTGGCACAAAACGGCAGTGAACAGTCCACCGGTTTCGAAGCACCGGGCGCGCTGACCGGCTGGGAATTCAATACCAGCATTGACCCGACTGGCCTGGGCCAGCAAGTAGCGAAACAAGCGATGATCAAGCTGACGGCAGAGAACTGTCCGTCCGGCGAAATGCCCGTGATCATCGGCAACGGTTTCGGCGGCGTGATTTTCCACGAAGCCTGCGGCCACTTGCTGGAAACGACTTCTGTTGCCAAAAAAGCCTCGGTATTCCATGACCAGATGGGTGAAATGATTGCCAGTCCTGTGGTCAGTGCGGTCGATGACGGCACCATGGAAAATGAGTGGGGCTCCATCAACATTGACGACGAGGGCATGGCCACTCAGCGGACTCAGCTGATCAAAGACGGGAAGCTCACCAGCTTCATGGTGGATCAGATGGGCGCGAAGAAAACCGGCTTTGCGCCGACAGGTTCCGGCCGTCGTGAGTCTTACAAATTCGCGCCGACTTCCCGGATGCGCAATACCTTCATTGAACCGGGCGACAGCAGCCTGGATGAGATGATTGCCAGTGTCGAGAAAGGTATTTTCGCCAAGAAAATGGGCGGCGGTTCAGTCCAGCCGGGAACAGGCGAATTCAATTTTGCGGTGCAGGAAACTTATCTGATCGAAAACGGCAAAATTACCCGTCCGCTGAAATCAGCCACCCTGATCAGCACCGGTCCGAAAGTCCTGAAAGAGATCAGTATGGTCGGACAGGATTTCGAACTGGCCGCCGGCATGTGCGGCTCGGTCAGTGGCTCGGTTCCGACAACAGTTGGACAGCCGGCGCTGAAAGTAGACAACATTCTGGTGGGAGGTAACTGATGGCGGATCAACAAACCCTGCAACACGCCATGGAACAAGTGCTGGAACTGGCTACAGCAGCCGGTGCAGAAGCGGATGTCCTGGCCAGCAGCAGCCATAACCTGTCGCTGAAAGCCAACAACGGCGAGCTGGACGAGTACAAAGTCACGTCCGGTCAGGTGATCGGCGTTCGCGTCGCCAAAGACGACAAAGTAGCCACCAGCTATTCCGAATCGCTGCATCCGGACAGTCTGAAGCTCATGGTAGAACAGGCGCTGCAAAGTGCTCAGTACACCAAAGCCGACGCACATCAGGGCATTCAGGCAGAAAACAGCCGTCTGACGACCACTCATCCGGAAATTTATCAGCAGGATGATGCTGAGATTGATCAGAAGATTGCTCTGTCACTGTCTCTGGAACAAGGTGTGATCGGCAAAGGTGCGAAAAGTGCGCCCTACAATGGTTTTGGCGAGTCCGACAGCCTGAGTCTGCTGGCAAACACCCGTGGCAGCTTCTGTCAGCACAGAGAGCGTTCCACGTACTGCTATACCTATGCGCTGATCGATCAGGACGGCAAACAGGCCATGCATGGCGGCATGTCATCCGGACGCCGTTTTGACGAGCTGGACCCGCAGTACTGCATCAGCCACGGCGTTGAAACCGCGATGGCACTGTTAGACGGCGGCCCGATTGCAACCGGCAAGTATGCGGTCATCTTTAACCTGAGCGAGCTCAGCAGTTTGTTCGGCGCGTTCGGCATGTGCCTGTCCGGCCAGTCGGCCATGAAAGGCATCAACCCATGGCGCGACTCACTGCATCAGCAGGTGGCCAGCCCGCTCCTCACCGTCAGCGATATGGCTTACATGGAAGGCGGTTCTGCCATCAAAGCGTTCGACAGCGAAGGCTTCGCGACGCAGGACACCATTTTAATTGGTGAAGGCCAGCTGCAAAGCCTGCTGCATAACAGCCATACGGCCAGTTATTTCGGCATTGCCAATACGGCCAACGCCTCCCGTTCTGCGAAAGGTGGTCTGGGTGTGGCGTCGCGTCATCTGGTGATTGCTGAAGGTCAGAGTTCCGAGGCCGAAGTCACCGCAGGTGAATATCTGGAACTGGTCGAGTTGCAGGGCGTTCATTCCGGTGCTGATGCGATCAGCGGCGATTTCTCCTTCGGCGCCAGCGGCTTCCTGTGCCGCGACGGCAAACGCATTCAGCCGGTCCGGGGCATCACCGTTGCCGGAAACTTCTATCAGATGATCAAAGCCATTGATGCGGTCGGAAATCAGCTGGAGAACGATTATGAGCGCGATTTCTTCGCACCGAAAATTCGTTTTAACGGCCTGAGTATCGCCGGAAAATAAATGCGCTTACCGTCCTCAAAAGCGAGCTTCGGCTCGCTTTTTTTGTTTAGGTAAACAATCGATTATCTCACCCGATAGCTGAATCCGGATCGAGCAGATAATACACATTCACGGATGCTGCGCCGAGCTCGGGATCCAGATATCCCTGAACACTTTCGATGGAGTCGGCTTCCCAGACACACTGGCAGCAGTGGTTGTCTTTATCGAGTAATGCCGTCCGGAGATGCAGCCCTTCCGGCGGCTGTCCCAGTGCTGACCCAGCCTTTTGTGAGAACAGCTCGACGTCCGTAATATTGTGTTCCGTCGCGATAAACATGCAAGATTCCTCAGTCAGCTCCTTACCTGAGTATAGGAGCTGAGCATGAGTCTTCCTGTCTGGTCTGTCGTCGCTTATGCGCTGGCAGGCAGTTCTTTGCGGGCCTCAATGGCCTCGATGGTTTCGCGGAGCTTTGGAGAAATGCTGGCTTTGGTGTTGTTTTTGAAATCAAACATCACCACCAGTGCAGTCCCGCGCGTGGTCACCGCACCCATTTTTTTACTGAAGATCTCGTATTCCATGGTGAAGCGATCGTCTTC contains these protein-coding regions:
- a CDS encoding GTP-binding protein produces the protein MTISKPIPTNIITGFLGAGKTTAILSLLARKPADEKWAILINEFGNVGVDGAMLDQQGAIVKEVPGGCMCCVAGLPMSVGINALLAQNPDRLLLEPTGLGHPKEIINKLTSDSYAKYIDLKATITLVDPRQFSDSLYTDNQNFQDQIALADVLVANKIDACSDYDLLMFEQYANECEPAKQTLAQVKQGQLDLSLLEVPRIQRQAAHSHHHDHSSDDAAPLPGLELAPGETFVRRENHGQGYHSCGWFFATDLVFDFSQLFTLFTNLNAQRVKAVVNTERGCFAFNVVNQVVSVNELTLEGFESRIEVIDKDTLPWDELEEILCSLAKKA
- a CDS encoding TldD/PmbA family protein, with translation MLNPSTAKAVIDHALFLGADFAELFVEHHQSGSVEFNAGDVDKINGGIDFGIGIRLFFGHKVLYGYTNSTEEEELKRVTSLLAAKDSRDQIAQAAALNFTRLADRHPVHQPLSQDANLEAKIAFLRATDKAARAENDKIAQFIGRILQRQQQIEIFNSNGLHIGDTRHYTRIAATAVAQNGSEQSTGFEAPGALTGWEFNTSIDPTGLGQQVAKQAMIKLTAENCPSGEMPVIIGNGFGGVIFHEACGHLLETTSVAKKASVFHDQMGEMIASPVVSAVDDGTMENEWGSINIDDEGMATQRTQLIKDGKLTSFMVDQMGAKKTGFAPTGSGRRESYKFAPTSRMRNTFIEPGDSSLDEMIASVEKGIFAKKMGGGSVQPGTGEFNFAVQETYLIENGKITRPLKSATLISTGPKVLKEISMVGQDFELAAGMCGSVSGSVPTTVGQPALKVDNILVGGN
- a CDS encoding TldD/PmbA family protein yields the protein MADQQTLQHAMEQVLELATAAGAEADVLASSSHNLSLKANNGELDEYKVTSGQVIGVRVAKDDKVATSYSESLHPDSLKLMVEQALQSAQYTKADAHQGIQAENSRLTTTHPEIYQQDDAEIDQKIALSLSLEQGVIGKGAKSAPYNGFGESDSLSLLANTRGSFCQHRERSTYCYTYALIDQDGKQAMHGGMSSGRRFDELDPQYCISHGVETAMALLDGGPIATGKYAVIFNLSELSSLFGAFGMCLSGQSAMKGINPWRDSLHQQVASPLLTVSDMAYMEGGSAIKAFDSEGFATQDTILIGEGQLQSLLHNSHTASYFGIANTANASRSAKGGLGVASRHLVIAEGQSSEAEVTAGEYLELVELQGVHSGADAISGDFSFGASGFLCRDGKRIQPVRGITVAGNFYQMIKAIDAVGNQLENDYERDFFAPKIRFNGLSIAGK